CTACGCATTCAGTTCCCGCCCGGAGCCACGGTACGTCTAAAGAACGTTCGCATTCGAGAGATAGACGTTCGATAGTCCGGATTTCGCACGAAGGCACACGAGTCTAGTTTGTGGCCTGTGCACGTGCTCGCTTTGACTCTGCCTTCTTCGTCGAATAGACTCGCCCTTCGCGGCGTTTCATACGCAGCGGCTGCAAGGTCAATACGGGATCGCTTCCCGAGGAAAGGGATATTCCATGTTCATCGCACGTTCCATGTTTGCATTTGGTGTCTTTGCGCTCTCAGTCACGATGCTGGGTTCGATTGCCGCGCAGGCAGAAACCTACGAACTGGACCCCGTCCACTCCACGTTCCAATTCCGCGTGAAGCACCTCGGCGTCAGCTTCGCGTACGGACGGTTCAATGACAGCAAAGGAAGTTTCGTCCTTGATCCCAATGACCCTTCCAAGAACAGCATCGAGGTCGAAATCCAAACCAAGAGTGTCGACACCGCCAACAAAATGCGCGACGAACACCTCGCCGGACCGGACTTCTTCGACGTCGCGAAATACCCCACGATGTCCTTCAAAAGCACGTCCTTCACAAAGAAGAGCGACACTACCTATGAAGTCGCGGGCGATCTGACGATTCGCGGCGTCACAAAGCCGGTGAAATTCGATGCCACGCTCGTGGGTACGGGCCCCGGCATGAAGGGCGAACGCCGCGCCGGTTGGGAAGCAACGCTCGTCATAGACCGCACCGAATACGGCATGACCTACGGGACTGAAGGCATCGGCACCGAGGTGACGCTGCAAATCGCTATCGAAGGTGTCACGAAGTAGGCTGACGATGAGGGTTCAAGACGATGTCCCCTGGTGTGGCGGCACCCTGGTTGTCCGTAGAAATTGGAGCACCGTTATTGTCGATCATGTCCGGCCCCGCGCTGTAAAGCGAGTATCCGGAGGCATCCGCCGAATAGTGGTAGGCTGAGCCCGTGAACGGGTCGCTTGGAACTTCTGCAAAATACGTAGGTGACAGCGCCTCCAGCGTGGCGGGATACGTTCCGTGTTGAACGGCATACGATTCGATCGCACACGACAAGACCAGGCCGTCCAGTTGGGCCACGGAACGGGCTTGCGCCTCCGCCAGCTTCATGACGTCGGGGACGAAATACGATGACACGGGATTGTCAGCGCCAAGTTGTTCCACATTTTGGCGTGTGAGTTCATAATACGGCAAGCTGACCATGGCCGCTGCGGTTTGGTAATCGGCGAGCGCATCCTGCGCGAGGGCATACAGTGTCTCTGGTGAAGTTGTCGCGAGGAAGCCGACGGCTTCGTTACCCAGGTCCATCTGTCTCGCATACGTTACTAAGGACTCGGGCGTGGGAAAGGACTCATGAAACCACGCGGCAACCACGGCGGCTTCGTCGGACACCGTGCGTCCGTAGGGTAGTCTGCGTTCGGCAATCGCTTGAATATCCGCAATGAACGCCTGTGCCTGTTC
The Candidatus Hydrogenedentota bacterium DNA segment above includes these coding regions:
- a CDS encoding YceI family protein, translated to MFIARSMFAFGVFALSVTMLGSIAAQAETYELDPVHSTFQFRVKHLGVSFAYGRFNDSKGSFVLDPNDPSKNSIEVEIQTKSVDTANKMRDEHLAGPDFFDVAKYPTMSFKSTSFTKKSDTTYEVAGDLTIRGVTKPVKFDATLVGTGPGMKGERRAGWEATLVIDRTEYGMTYGTEGIGTEVTLQIAIEGVTK